The following proteins come from a genomic window of Hoplias malabaricus isolate fHopMal1 chromosome 15, fHopMal1.hap1, whole genome shotgun sequence:
- the wdr55 gene encoding WD repeat-containing protein 55 has product MATSEEPHEEVQSGLKDSDDEHDDEPQPPKIRETPELIKQEAIVNTLAFHPKEDILAAGDIDGDIYLYSYSCTEGENKELWSSGHHLKSCRKVAFSSDGEKLFSVSKDKAVHIMDVEAGKLVTRIPKAHSTSINALLLVDENVLATGDDEGTLKVWDMRKGTSFMSLKHHEDYISDIAIDQGKKTLLTSSGDGTLGVFNIKRRRFELLSEVQNGDLTSVSILKRGRKVVCGSSEGTIYIFNWNGFGATSDRFAVQAESIDCIVPITDSLICCASMDGVIRAINILPNRVVGSIGQHVGEPIEAIACSRDMRFIVSSAHDQLIKFWDISSLPNTKISDYRRRKKKDGRLKALSSKAFGGGGDFFSGLLDTNEENGQKGEADDGEDYSDSGSD; this is encoded by the exons ATGGCGACGTCCGAGGAGCCACATGAAGAAGTGCAGAGCGGTTTAAAAGACAGTGAC GACGAACATGATGACGAACCTCAACCGCCGAAGATCCGAGAGACTCCAGAGCTCATTAAACAAGAAGCCATCGTCAATACGCTGGCGTTTCATCCCAAAGAAGACATCCTCGCTGCTGGAGATATTGATGGAGATATATATTT ATATAGCTACTCTTGCACAGAGGGGGAGAACAAAGAGCTGTGGTCATCTGGTCATCACCTCAAGTCCTGCAGGAAAGTTGCCTTCTCCAGTGATGGTGAAA AATTGTTCAGTGTGTCCAAAGATAAAGCTGTGCACATTATGGATGTGGAGGCAGGAAAGCTTGTCACGCGTATTCCCAAAGCTCACAG cacaTCCATCAATGCCTTGCTGTTAGTTGATGAGAATGTGCTTGCCACTGGGGATGATGAAGGCACGCTGAAAGTGTGGGACATGAGGAAAGGCACTTCTTTCATGTCTCTGAAACATCATGAGGATTACATCAGTGATATTGCTATAGATCAGGGCAAGAAGACACTGCTGACCTCCAG TGGTGATGGAACTCTGGGTGTGTTCAACATAAAGAGGAGAAGATTTGAACTGCTTTCTGAGGTCCAAAATGGAGATCTTACATCTGTTTCAATTCTGAAA CGAGGCAGAAAAGTGGTGTGTGGGTCCAGTGAAGGGACCATATACATATTCAACTGGAATGGATTTGGGGCCACTAGTGACCGATTTGCAGTCCAGGCAGAATCCATTGACTGCATAGTGCCAATTACAGATAGTTTAATATGTTGTGCCTCTATGGATGGAGTCATCAG AGCTATCAACATTTTGCCCAACCGAGTAGTTGGTAGCATCGGTCAACATGTTGGCGAACCCATTGAAGCAATCGCTTGTTCACGGGACATGCGCTTCATTGTGAGCAGTGCACATGACCAGCTCATCAAGTTCTGGGACATTTCTAGTCTACCCAACACAAAGATAAGTGATTACCGCAGACGAAAGAAAAAAGATGGACGGCTCAAGGCACTCAGCAGCAAGGCatttggtggaggaggagattTCTTTTCTGGACTGTTAGACACAAATGAAGAAAATGGACAAAAAGGGGAGGCAGATGATGGTGAGGATTATAGTGACAGTGGGAGTGACTGA